One window of Perca fluviatilis chromosome 12, GENO_Pfluv_1.0, whole genome shotgun sequence genomic DNA carries:
- the LOC120570120 gene encoding trace amine-associated receptor 13c-like, with the protein METLEGTELCFPQLLNTTCRKPMRPHFESMLIYILLSSISLLTVTLNLLVIISISHFRQLQTPTNLLLLSLAVSDFFVGFLMFFQIILIDGCWFLGDLMCTLYQYLAYIITSASAGTMVLISVDRYVAICYPLHYSTKVTYKRVQVCVCLCWICSVIFQSLVLNDILKQPGSFNSCIGECIFFTNYIAGIADVIFSFIVPITVIVVLYMRVFVVAVSQARAVRSHIAAVTRQRSVKVTAKKSEIKAARSIGVVVVVFLICLCPFYCVAITGQDNLLNASSAAFVICLYYFNSCLNPLIYAFLYPWFRKSIHFIITLKILQPDSCETNML; encoded by the exons ATGGAGACCTTGGAGGGAACAGAACTCTGCTTCCCACAACTCCTTAACACCACCTGCAGGAAGCCAATGCGTCCTCACTTTGAGTCCATGCTGATTTACATTCTGCTGTCTtccatctctctgctcactGTGACTCTTAACCTGCTGGTCATCATCTCCATCTCCCACTTCAG GCAGCTCCAAACCCCCACCAACCTgcttctcctctctctggctgtctcagatTTCTTCGTGGGCTTCCTCATGTTCTTTCAAATTATACTCATAGACGGCTGCTGGTTCCTCGGTGACCTAATGTGTACTCTATATCAGTATCTAGCATATATTATCACCTCTGCCTCAGCAGGAACCATGGTGCTCATATCTGTTGACCGCTATGTGGCTATTTGTTATCCTCTGCATTACTCAACCAAAGTTACATACAAAAGAGTTcaagtttgtgtttgtttgtgttggatATGTTCTGTTATCTTTCAAAGTCTGGTTTTGAATGATATTCTAAAACAACCAGGCAGTTTTAATTCCTGCATTGGAGAGTGTATATTTTTCACCAACTACATTGCTGGAATTGCAGatgttattttttcatttattgttcccattactgttattgttgttctgtatatgagagtatttgTAGTGGCTGTTTCTCAGGCTCGTGCCGTGCGGTCTCATATTGCTGCTGTCACACGTCAGCGATCAGTGAAAGTGACTGCTAAAAAATCTGAGATAAAAGCAGCCAGGAGTATTGGTGTTGTTGTAGTTGTGTTTCTTATATGTCTTTGCCCATTTTATTGTGTGGCTATTACAGGCCAAGATAACTTGCTTAATGCTTCATCTGCTGCATTCGTAATATGTTTGTACTATTTTAACTCCTGTCTCAACCCTTTGATCTATGCCTTTTTATATCCATGGTTTAGAAAATCAATTCATTTCATTATTACACTTAAAATACTGCAGCCTGATTCCTGtgagaccaacatgctgtaG
- the LOC120570119 gene encoding trace amine-associated receptor 13c-like, with the protein MLTLNATAQVVHGVALSRDKTGVTDKISAANYMVSVLFGYTTLIHMTGVCQPDIQGLAIKVKTSSVIQQIISGKWNYNLTMKAYTNADRIKANLNPSTDIQLDEKIWVELKTDGLDKRMVVVVTDSCWVTDQPSLKGSLRYDLIIKGCPYPADQTLKVEGNGLGTFNNFSFNTFQFYESCQISAAPPLSLMMEGFELCFPQLNSSCRKLKHSHSETVFIYIGLSFITLLTVTLNLLVIISISHFRQLQTPTNLLLLSLAVSDFFVGLLVFFQIILIDGCWFLSDFMCVVYLDLSYIITSASVGNMVLISVDRYVAICDPLHYSNIVTVRRVTICICLCWICSVLYNSLILKDNLNHPGMYNSCSGECVVVISYIAGVADLIFTFTVPVTVIIVLYMKVFVVAVSQARAMRSHIAAVTLQFSFKVTAKKSEMKAARTLGVVVVVFLICLCPYYCTVLTGQDNLVNASSAVLVICLSYFNSCLNPVIYAFFYPWFRKSIKVIVTLQILNPGSCETNML; encoded by the exons ATGCTGACGCTTAACGCCACAGCTCAGGTGGTCCACGGTGTGGCGCTCTCCAGGGACAAGACAGGAGTGACTGATAAGATATCTGCTGCCAACTACATGGTTTCTGTCCTCTTTGGCTACACCACACTAATCCACATGACAG GGGTGTG TCAGCCAGATATCCAGGGCTTGGCCATCAAAGTCAAAACCAG CTCTGTGATTCAGCAGATTATATCTGGAAAATGGAATTACAACCTGACCATGAAGGCCTACACCAACGCTGACCGCATCAAGGCTAACCTTAACCCAAGCACCGACATCCAACTGGACGAGAAAATCTGGGTGGAGCTTAAGACCGATGGGCTGGATAAAAGAATGGTTGTTGTGGTGACTGACTCCTGCTGGGTAACCGATCAGCCTTCGCTGAAGGGAAGCCTGAGATATGACCTCATTATCAAAGG CTGCCCTTACCCTGCTGACCAGACTTTGAAAGTGGAGGGCAATGGGCTGGGAACGTTCAACAACTTCTCTTTCAACACGTTCCAGTTCTATG AAAGCTGCCAGATCTCAGcagctcctcctctctctctaatGATGGAGGGATTTGAACTGTGCTTTCCACAGCTTAACTCCTCCTGCAGGAAGCTAAAGCATTCTCATTCTGAAACTGTGTTTATTTACATCGGGCTGTCCTTCATCACTCTGCTCACTGTGACTCTTAACTTGCTGGTCATTATCTCCATCTCCCACTTCAG gcagctccaAACACCCaccaacctcctcctcctctctctggctgtctccgATTTCTTTGTGGGTCTCCTCGTGTTTTTTCAAATTATACTCATAGACGGCTGCTGGTTCCTCAGTGACttcatgtgtgttgtgtatttggaTCTTTCATACATTATTACCTCTGCATCAGTAGGAAACATGGTGCTCATATCAGTTGACCGATATGTGGCTATTTGTGATCCTCTGCATTACTCAAACATAGTCACTGTGAGAAGAGTTACAATCTGTATTTGCCTTTGTTGGATCTGTTCTGTTCTGTACAACAGTCTCATATTGAAGGATAACTTGAATCATCCAGGCATGTATAATTCCTGCTCAGGAGAGTGTGTGGTTGTCATTAGTTACATAGCAGGAGTGGCTGACcttatttttacatttacagttcCTGTCACTGTTATCATAGTTCTGTATATGAAAGTGTTTGtagtggctgtgtctcaggctcgtgccaTGCGGTCTCATATTGCAGCTGTCACACTTCAGTTTTCATTCAAAGTAACTGCTAAGAAATCCGAGAtgaaagcagccaggactcTCGGTGTTGTTGTAGTTGTGTTTCTAATATGTCTCTGCCCATATTATTGTACCGTCCTTACAGGCCAGGATAACTTGGTCAATGCttcatctgctgtcttagtgATATGTCTCTCATATTTCAACTCCtgtctaaaccctgtgatctatGCCTTTTTCTATCCTTGGTTTAGAAAATCTATTAAAGTCATTGTTACTCTTCAAATACTGAATCCTGGCTCCTGTGAAACCAACATGCTGTAA
- the LOC120570122 gene encoding trace amine-associated receptor 13c-like: METLEGTELCFPQLLNTSCRKPMRPHFEAMLIYILLSSISLLTVTLNLLVIISISHFRQLQTPTNILLLSLAVSDFFVGLLMFFQIILIDGCWFLGDLMCTLYQYLAYIITSASVGTMVLISVDRYVAICDPLHYSTKVTHKRVKVCVCLCWICSVIFQSIILKDILKQPGRYNSCFGECINFVTYIAGITDVIFSFIVPVNVIVVLYMRVFVVAVSQARAMRSHIAAVTLQFSVKVTAKKSELKAARTLGIVVVVFLICLCPYYCVALTGQDNLLNASSTASVICLFYFNSCLNPVIYAFFYPWFRKSINFIVTLKILQPYSCEANML; encoded by the exons ATGGAGACCTTAGAGGGTACAGAACTCTGCTTCCCACAACTCCTCAACACCTCCTGCAGGAAGCCAATGCGTCCTCACTTTGAGGCCATGCTGATTTACATTCTGCTGTCTtccatctctctgctcactGTAACTCTTAACCTTCTGGTCATCATCTCTATCTCCCACTTCAG GCAGCTGCAAACCCCCACCAacatccttctcctctctctggctgtttcAGATTTCTTTGTGGGCCTCCTAATGTTCTTTCAAATTATACTCATAGATGGCTGCTGGTTCCTCGGTGACCTAATGTGTACTCTATATCAGTATCTAGCATATATTATCACCTCTGCCTCAGTTGGAACCATGGTGCTCATATCTGTTGACCGCTATGTGGCTATTTGTGATCCTCTGCATTACTCCACCAAAGTTACACACAAAAGAGTTaaagtttgtgtttgtctgtgttggatATGTTCTGTAATCTTTCAGAGTATTATTCTGAAGGATATTCTAAAACAACCAGGCAGGTATAACTCCTGCTTTGGAGAGTGTATCAATTTTGTCACCTACATTGCTGGAATAACAGatgttattttttcattcattgtTCCTGTTAATGTTATTGTTGTTCTCTATATGAGAGTGTTTGtggtggctgtgtctcaggctcgtgccaTGCGGTCTCATATTGCAGCTGTCACACTTCAGTTTTCAGTGAAAGTAACTGCTAAAAAATCTGAATTGAAAGCTGCCAGGACTCTTGGTATTGTTGTAGTTGTGTTTCTTATATGTCTTTGCCCATATTATTGTGTCGCCCTTACAGGCCAAGATAACTTGCTTAATGCTTCATCTACTGCATCTGTAATATGTTTGTTCTATTTTAACTCCTGTCTCAACCCTGTGATCTATGCCTTTTTCTatccctggtttagaaaatcTATTAATTTCATTGTTACACTCAAGATACTGCAACCTTACTCCTGTGAGGCCAACATGCTGTAG